In Arachis hypogaea cultivar Tifrunner chromosome 17, arahy.Tifrunner.gnm2.J5K5, whole genome shotgun sequence, a single window of DNA contains:
- the LOC112764094 gene encoding uncharacterized protein, with the protein MMTSLKTYISFVFLFAFVLSSHVLTHELFHEEMNDEESDPLKDLTSDSSVGYKPNGQWGITIGPEPNDEFDDEDFSSGEYNSGRRYRNYGGGGGSGRYNNYPRGGRRGGSDYDDGSDDDDDYNRHQSDYNRRRYRRYSVESVHPQSLTLQNSEMMMKKYYDLDGNKIKHRKTIRPSKFDYGSSTTDEDGVKKGYEEVGKKPVN; encoded by the exons ATGATGACTAGCTTGAAGACATAtatttcctttgtttttcttttcgcTTTTGTTCTATCTTCTCATGTCTTGACCCATGAATTATTTCACG AGGAGATGAATGATGAGGAAAGTGATCCGTTAAAAGATTTGACAAGTGATTCATCTGTGGGTTACAAACCAAATGGGCAATGGGGAATTACTATTGGGCCTGAGCCCAATGATGAGTTTGATGATGAGGATTTCAGTTCCGGTGAATATAACAGTGGTCGTCGTTATAGGAATTATGGTGGCGGTGGTGGTTCCGGGAGGTATAATAATTATCCGAGAGGCGGCCGCCGCGGGGGCAGTGATTATGATGACGGTTCAGATGATGACGATGATTATAATCGTCACCAAAGTGATTATAATCGTCGGCGTTACAGAAGATATTCCGTTGAATCAGTTCATCCTCAATCTTTAACTTTGCAAAATTCAg AAATGATGATGAAGAAGTACTACGACTTGGATGGAAATAAAATTAAGCATCGCAAAACGATTAGACCTTCAAAATTTGATTATGGGAGTAGCACCACAGATGAGGACGGTGTTAAAAAAGGTTATGAAGAAGTTGGTAAGAAGCCAgtgaattaa